One genomic window of Monodelphis domestica isolate mMonDom1 chromosome 1, mMonDom1.pri, whole genome shotgun sequence includes the following:
- the LOC130457265 gene encoding transcription initiation factor TFIID subunit 12-like: MNQFVPSALINLSSSIKSEPSSTQRSVANSTTVGKMPGSPRAGGHLSPESNQVLTKKKLHHLVREGGPNEQLDEAIEQMLQHFADYFIENVVTTVYQLGSKMSSCTGGTCGS, translated from the coding sequence ATGAACCAGTTTGTCCCCTCAGCCTTGATCAACCTCTCGTCATCCATAAAATCTGAACCTTCCagcacccagaggtctgtggccaACAGTACCACAGTGGGAAAGATGCCAGGCTCTCCTAGGGCAGGGGGTCATCTTAGTCCAGAAAGCAATCAGGTTTTGACCAAGAAGAAATTACACCACCTGGTTAGAGAAGGAGGTCCCAATGAACAGCTGGATGAAGCCATAGAACAGATGCTACAACATTTTGCTGATTACTTCATTGAAAATGTAGTGACGACAGTGTACCAACTAGGGTCAAAAATGTCCAGCTGCACTGGTGGAACATGTGGATCCTAG